In Flavobacterium sp. WV_118_3, one DNA window encodes the following:
- a CDS encoding sigma-70 region 4 domain-containing protein produces MEKIFLYSMIILLSGSVFAQRYTELQIDQMIQDIDQMVGKEPDKVLPASFKCYNYSKEINYKKGMANSLLLTGKGLLSLEQYDTALEYAAKSEAIASRQHYSEIMCEACRMEAECYRLLGVEYQVYKMLQKAMRFTLDIRDQNKQYHEKGVVFSDMAHYYERMEKQDSALVYYENSDNMLSRMKTGPVKNVDRSLVASGMAMLCMEKQQYDLAEMYLKKAEALGESTDGTEVKMKILRNKAKLEAAKGNSEIAIAYYGKTLLLAKQLKKKELQTLIYHRLSMLYEKTGEEEKAVQCFLEGHKISNHLEKNKTTAREIPVKMVVKNTEQQFKKSRMGTVTGLCIVIFFILFLVGRIFWYCKKMKDEQLAMKRTEQELKRKETFLKQVQNIDEITIEKVVQLGVENDPQFLPQFAIIQMPFYERLLELKPSLKEEELKIGAMRKLGFSTKEIAIITDVSVRSVEARIYRIRKKIKEFFSEEEQHWFEMI; encoded by the coding sequence ATGGAAAAGATTTTTTTATACAGTATGATAATACTGCTATCCGGTTCAGTTTTTGCACAGCGCTATACCGAGTTGCAAATTGATCAAATGATACAAGATATCGATCAGATGGTCGGTAAAGAACCGGATAAGGTATTGCCAGCAAGTTTTAAGTGTTATAATTATTCAAAGGAAATCAATTATAAAAAAGGAATGGCGAATAGCCTGCTGTTAACAGGAAAAGGTTTGTTGTCATTGGAGCAGTATGATACCGCTTTGGAGTATGCGGCCAAAAGCGAGGCTATTGCAAGCAGACAGCATTACAGTGAAATAATGTGTGAGGCCTGTCGGATGGAAGCAGAATGTTATCGTTTGTTGGGTGTCGAATATCAGGTGTATAAAATGTTGCAGAAAGCAATGCGATTTACGTTGGATATTCGGGACCAAAATAAGCAGTATCATGAAAAAGGAGTAGTTTTTAGCGATATGGCACATTACTATGAGCGAATGGAAAAACAGGACTCGGCGTTGGTTTATTATGAAAACAGCGATAATATGTTGAGTAGAATGAAAACCGGCCCGGTCAAAAATGTCGATCGATCGCTGGTAGCCTCCGGGATGGCTATGCTATGTATGGAAAAACAACAATACGATCTGGCGGAGATGTATCTTAAAAAAGCAGAAGCTCTGGGAGAATCGACTGATGGTACCGAAGTAAAAATGAAAATTCTCCGAAATAAAGCGAAACTCGAAGCAGCCAAAGGGAATAGTGAAATCGCAATTGCGTATTACGGAAAAACACTATTGCTGGCAAAACAATTAAAAAAAAAGGAGCTGCAGACGCTTATTTATCACCGATTATCGATGTTGTATGAAAAAACAGGAGAGGAAGAAAAAGCGGTGCAATGTTTTTTGGAAGGTCATAAAATAAGCAATCATCTGGAAAAAAACAAAACAACTGCTCGTGAAATACCGGTAAAAATGGTCGTTAAAAATACAGAACAGCAATTTAAAAAAAGTAGAATGGGAACTGTAACAGGTCTGTGTATTGTAATATTCTTTATTCTGTTTTTGGTGGGACGCATATTTTGGTATTGTAAAAAAATGAAGGATGAGCAATTGGCAATGAAACGTACGGAACAAGAATTAAAGCGTAAAGAAACTTTTTTAAAGCAAGTACAAAATATTGATGAGATAACAATCGAAAAAGTTGTACAGTTGGGAGTCGAGAACGATCCGCAATTTCTGCCACAGTTTGCTATCATACAAATGCCGTTTTACGAACGTTTACTGGAACTAAAGCCATCGTTAAAAGAAGAGGAACTAAAAATAGGAGCCATGCGGAAACTGGGATTTTCGACAAAAGAAATTGCTATTATTACCGATGTTTCGGTACGGTCTGTGGAGGCACGGATCTATCGAATCCGAAAGAAAATTAAAGAGTTTTTTAGCGAAGAAGAGCAACATTGGTTTGAAATGATATAA
- a CDS encoding DUF58 domain-containing protein → MKIDHQIAKISSFQHLELLANQIVEGFISGMHKSPFHGFSAEFAEHKVYNPGESTRHIDWKLFAKTDRLYTKRFEEETNLRCHLILDNSSSMHYPELGKEQLFYENKIGFSVLASAVLMNLLKKQRDAVGLSVYSDTYEYYAPEKGSERHHRMLLNVLENVLQAPKSSKNTDTITFLHQIAEKIHRRSMVILFTDMFQGEEDERLFKALQHLKHNKHKVVLFHIIDKKTEFRFDFDNAPRKFIDLETGEEINLFAENVKNDYEKLVQDYFTRVANTCTQYKIKYVPVSVDEKFEKIMTTYLVEKQKFG, encoded by the coding sequence ATGAAGATTGACCATCAAATTGCAAAAATATCAAGTTTTCAGCATCTGGAGCTTTTGGCCAACCAGATCGTAGAAGGCTTTATTTCCGGGATGCATAAAAGCCCGTTTCATGGATTTTCGGCCGAATTTGCGGAACATAAAGTCTATAATCCCGGTGAAAGCACCCGACATATCGACTGGAAGTTATTTGCCAAAACCGACCGTTTGTATACCAAGCGTTTCGAAGAAGAAACCAACCTGAGATGTCACCTGATACTCGATAATTCCTCATCGATGCATTATCCGGAATTAGGGAAAGAACAGTTGTTTTACGAGAATAAAATTGGATTTTCGGTATTGGCCTCCGCGGTATTGATGAACCTGCTTAAAAAGCAGCGCGACGCGGTAGGGTTAAGTGTTTATTCGGATACTTACGAATACTATGCTCCCGAAAAAGGTAGTGAGCGTCATCATCGGATGTTGCTCAATGTACTGGAAAATGTTTTACAAGCGCCAAAATCGTCAAAAAATACCGATACGATCACCTTTTTACATCAGATAGCGGAAAAGATTCACAGAAGATCAATGGTGATTTTATTCACGGATATGTTTCAGGGGGAAGAGGACGAACGTCTGTTTAAAGCCTTGCAGCACTTAAAACACAATAAACATAAAGTGGTCTTGTTTCATATAATTGATAAAAAAACAGAATTTCGATTCGATTTTGACAATGCCCCACGGAAATTTATTGATCTTGAAACCGGTGAAGAGATCAATCTTTTTGCCGAAAATGTCAAAAATGATTACGAAAAATTGGTTCAGGATTACTTTACAAGAGTAGCAAATACCTGTACGCAGTATAAAATTAAGTATGTTCCGGTTTCGGTTGACGAAAAATTTGAAAAAATAATGACTACCTACCTGGTTGAAAAACAAAAGTTTGGGTAG
- a CDS encoding tetratricopeptide repeat protein — MKYSLFFLGLLGILPLVYSQSKQAEFDSLFQKAIRLDAIASPQAFTAAIKAITYAEQTAYNPGILKGTLWICEHYIRNGNDAQALLFAAKAEKKEPFLKGDGSVKLKRIKARSLIRMGFYEEADKTLQEALTYALKLKGDKNIPLLGAVYTDMGTNYAERNVTSHLAIEYYQKGLQLFQKMKDSDPLKPQYTFWVLVKIASFYRKQRHPAKARQYLKTAALYSGQLKNNLGKTDFYYNKGIESNTEGKIDEAKQYFQKALDIVKRERKITCKKELYYELFRVCQNLKKTDSCRYYRQQYILYSDSLHQMYRKDASVALRFFEKEKQQEIRERSLVYFLILLLCILIILVGTTKLFRDHKKFIILLEEKIAIEGRLQKNESNLNQIKKKNNLEVGTTVTLRRLVKEGNPAFLIEFKKLYPDFYDRLLVYNSETGNDMKFCALIRLNYTTIQMAEYTKSTIRAVESRKYRLRKKFNIPKDKNIYEWFQEF, encoded by the coding sequence ATGAAATATAGCCTTTTCTTTTTAGGATTACTCGGGATTTTGCCGTTGGTATATAGTCAGTCTAAACAGGCGGAATTCGATAGTTTATTTCAAAAAGCAATACGCTTGGATGCCATCGCATCGCCACAGGCATTTACCGCGGCTATAAAGGCAATTACTTATGCCGAACAAACCGCTTATAATCCTGGGATTTTAAAGGGAACATTGTGGATTTGCGAGCATTATATCAGAAATGGAAACGATGCACAAGCCCTGTTATTTGCTGCTAAAGCAGAAAAAAAAGAGCCTTTTCTGAAGGGTGATGGCAGTGTGAAATTAAAGCGAATTAAGGCCAGGAGCCTCATTCGGATGGGTTTTTATGAAGAAGCCGATAAAACACTGCAGGAAGCGTTGACTTATGCTTTAAAACTAAAAGGCGACAAAAACATACCGTTGCTGGGAGCTGTATATACAGATATGGGAACTAATTATGCCGAACGTAATGTTACGTCGCATCTAGCCATCGAATATTATCAGAAAGGTTTACAGTTATTTCAGAAAATGAAAGATTCGGATCCGCTCAAACCGCAATATACTTTTTGGGTATTGGTGAAAATCGCATCTTTTTACCGAAAACAGCGACATCCGGCTAAAGCACGACAGTATTTAAAAACAGCGGCATTGTATTCAGGTCAGCTGAAAAATAATTTGGGAAAAACAGACTTTTATTATAACAAAGGGATAGAAAGTAATACGGAAGGAAAAATAGATGAGGCAAAACAATATTTTCAGAAAGCACTGGATATCGTAAAGCGGGAACGTAAAATAACCTGTAAAAAAGAGTTGTATTATGAACTGTTTAGAGTTTGTCAGAACTTAAAAAAAACAGACAGTTGCCGATATTACCGGCAACAATACATATTGTATAGCGATAGTCTTCATCAAATGTATCGAAAAGATGCCAGTGTGGCCCTGCGTTTTTTTGAAAAAGAAAAACAACAGGAAATAAGGGAACGTTCGTTAGTATATTTTTTGATACTGTTGCTTTGTATACTCATTATTCTGGTGGGCACTACAAAATTGTTCCGGGATCACAAAAAATTTATAATACTGCTGGAAGAGAAAATAGCAATAGAAGGGCGATTGCAAAAAAACGAAAGTAATCTGAACCAGATAAAAAAGAAGAATAATCTCGAGGTTGGCACGACAGTAACACTGAGACGACTGGTGAAAGAAGGGAATCCGGCCTTTCTGATCGAGTTTAAAAAACTCTATCCGGATTTTTACGACCGTTTGTTGGTATATAATTCGGAAACGGGCAATGATATGAAGTTTTGTGCCTTGATCAGATTAAATTATACTACGATACAAATGGCCGAATATACAAAAAGTACGATTCGGGCAGTAGAATCCAGAAAATACAGGTTACGGAAGAAATTTAATATTCCAAAGGATAAGAATATTTATGAGTGGTTTCAGGAATTTTAA
- a CDS encoding S24 family peptidase, translating into MKPIERVKEIIRYYGLSISAFEKKIHMSNNSIQTAIKRTASMKDETLIHILTTFPDISPEWLLLGNGKMFRKDNVYENTNSNSAANENRDTYPTVENNINFDCVSFKNTALIPLITETAFSKIKYKALITTDHVLEKYHVPTFKDVDFLVSVKGNSMSPKYNSGDLVACKRVPMDSFLQWNHIYIISTTQGLLIRRVLEGKDEDHILIVSENPEFLPFQLHRKEINAIAIATGVIHTE; encoded by the coding sequence ATGAAGCCTATAGAACGTGTCAAAGAAATAATCCGATATTACGGTTTATCCATCAGTGCTTTTGAAAAGAAAATCCATATGTCCAACAACTCTATTCAGACTGCTATCAAACGAACTGCCAGTATGAAAGACGAGACTTTGATTCATATCCTGACGACTTTTCCCGATATTTCACCCGAATGGCTATTACTCGGTAACGGAAAAATGTTCCGAAAAGACAATGTGTACGAGAACACTAATTCCAACTCTGCCGCAAACGAAAACCGTGATACTTATCCCACAGTGGAAAACAATATCAATTTCGACTGTGTATCCTTTAAAAACACCGCTTTAATCCCGTTGATTACCGAAACGGCTTTTTCCAAGATTAAATATAAAGCTCTGATCACCACTGATCACGTTCTTGAAAAATATCACGTCCCAACTTTTAAAGATGTCGACTTTCTGGTTAGCGTAAAAGGAAATTCCATGAGTCCAAAATACAATAGCGGTGATCTGGTTGCCTGCAAAAGAGTCCCAATGGACAGTTTCCTGCAATGGAATCACATTTATATTATAAGCACAACACAAGGATTATTAATCAGACGGGTTCTCGAAGGAAAAGATGAAGACCACATTTTGATCGTTTCCGAAAATCCGGAATTCCTGCCTTTTCAATTACACAGGAAGGAAATAAATGCTATTGCCATCGCCACCGGTGTTATCCATACGGAGTAA
- a CDS encoding DUF456 domain-containing protein has product MEYFLLITGLICMLVGILGSFLPVLPGPPISWVGLLLLYLTKGIPFSYWILGITLFVAVAVAILDYVIPAKGTKKFGGSQYGVWGTNIGLIIGLIAPIPLGFIIGPFVGALVGELIYDSKDHHRAVKAATGSFIGFLASTFIKFVVCMVYLGLFLAKVWDYRHIWF; this is encoded by the coding sequence ATGGAATACTTCTTACTAATAACGGGTTTGATCTGTATGTTGGTTGGGATACTCGGTAGTTTCCTTCCTGTTTTACCCGGGCCACCAATTAGTTGGGTCGGATTGTTATTACTTTACCTGACCAAAGGCATTCCGTTTAGTTACTGGATTTTGGGTATAACGCTATTTGTAGCGGTTGCTGTCGCCATATTGGACTATGTTATTCCTGCCAAGGGCACCAAAAAATTCGGTGGTAGTCAATATGGTGTTTGGGGAACCAATATCGGGTTAATCATCGGACTTATCGCTCCTATTCCGCTGGGTTTTATTATCGGACCATTTGTAGGCGCGTTGGTTGGTGAATTAATTTATGACAGCAAAGACCATCACCGGGCTGTTAAAGCTGCTACCGGTTCTTTTATCGGTTTTCTGGCTTCCACTTTTATCAAGTTTGTGGTTTGCATGGTTTACCTTGGTCTTTTTCTAGCCAAAGTATGGGATTATCGCCATATCTGGTTTTAA
- a CDS encoding T9SS type A sorting domain-containing protein: MIKKYILNIFVLAFSIVQAQEFSIREMPNLINVQYSSVAFADVNGDGNADLLLCGADGGYALRSSLYLNDGQGNFSLSDNPDLMVIREGAAAFADIDGDGDQDLLITGITEVVTPAGNYGTRVKLYRNNGAGLFSEIANPGLEAVSQSAVLFQDIDNDGDADLIMTGQGGGVAVTNLYVNDGNGSFTVANANIPAKINLMYSSIAMADIDGDGDPDLLLTGMDGADNQIKMALYKNNGLGVFTKVNNPGIEPIFTGGAVFEDVDNDGDFDLMMMGADPLYGKVAKLYRNDGNGNFTLKANTPFIGAQYGDVKFADVNNDGLKDVLITGYRNPNMRADLYINNGNAEFTMATDMPFIGMNNSALAFADIDNDNDMDLIITGQNSPLGTLTKLYINQTNMLSVADPKTQIVNVYPNPAQHTINIQVPDGTMVGKIEVYDSRGKLVVQQQSGQTLSVEKLPTALYMAVIYTDKGILRQKIAKY; the protein is encoded by the coding sequence ATGATAAAAAAATACATATTGAATATATTCGTGCTTGCCTTCAGTATAGTACAGGCGCAGGAATTTTCGATCCGGGAAATGCCGAACCTGATCAATGTACAATATAGCTCGGTCGCTTTTGCCGACGTAAATGGTGATGGGAATGCGGATTTATTGCTTTGTGGCGCCGATGGCGGTTATGCATTGCGTTCCAGTTTATATCTGAATGACGGACAAGGAAATTTTTCGTTATCCGATAATCCCGATTTAATGGTTATCCGGGAAGGTGCTGCCGCTTTTGCCGATATCGATGGGGATGGCGATCAGGATTTACTCATTACCGGAATAACCGAAGTGGTGACACCAGCCGGAAACTACGGAACCCGAGTAAAATTGTACCGAAACAACGGAGCCGGCTTGTTTTCGGAAATAGCAAATCCGGGTTTGGAAGCCGTAAGTCAGAGTGCGGTTTTGTTTCAGGATATTGATAACGACGGTGATGCGGATCTGATTATGACCGGGCAAGGAGGAGGAGTGGCTGTTACGAATCTGTATGTTAACGATGGCAATGGTAGTTTTACAGTAGCCAATGCCAATATACCCGCCAAAATTAATCTGATGTATTCGTCCATCGCAATGGCAGATATCGATGGTGATGGCGACCCGGATTTGCTGCTAACCGGAATGGATGGAGCAGATAATCAGATCAAAATGGCTTTATATAAAAACAACGGATTAGGCGTTTTTACCAAAGTAAATAACCCGGGAATTGAACCGATTTTTACCGGAGGAGCCGTTTTTGAAGATGTTGATAACGACGGTGATTTCGATCTGATGATGATGGGTGCAGATCCGTTATATGGCAAAGTCGCAAAATTATACCGGAACGACGGAAACGGAAACTTTACATTAAAAGCGAATACCCCTTTTATCGGAGCACAATATGGCGATGTGAAGTTTGCCGATGTGAATAACGACGGCTTAAAAGATGTGTTGATCACCGGTTACAGAAACCCCAATATGCGAGCCGATTTATATATCAATAACGGAAATGCCGAGTTTACAATGGCTACGGATATGCCTTTTATCGGGATGAATAATAGTGCCTTGGCTTTTGCAGATATAGATAATGATAACGATATGGATCTGATAATTACCGGGCAGAATTCGCCATTGGGAACCCTGACAAAGTTATACATTAACCAGACCAATATGCTGTCGGTTGCCGATCCGAAGACGCAGATTGTAAACGTATATCCAAACCCGGCACAGCACACGATTAACATACAGGTCCCGGACGGGACGATGGTTGGAAAAATTGAAGTATACGATAGCCGGGGTAAATTGGTTGTACAACAACAATCCGGACAAACCCTATCGGTTGAAAAACTACCTACGGCATTATATATGGCGGTAATTTATACGGACAAAGGAATTTTAAGACAGAAAATAGCCAAATATTAA